The following are from one region of the Chitinivibrionales bacterium genome:
- a CDS encoding DUF2294 family protein — translation MSRKLLSKGQVEAAISDAVTKFEKEYMGRGPLETRTSIIGDMVIIRLKGILTKAELKLSKAERQAKGRDLVKQMRIELIESNRPILDGMIKTIVRRKVVSLHTDLSTQTGERIIILILDKPLSFA, via the coding sequence ATGTCACGTAAATTACTCTCAAAGGGACAAGTCGAAGCCGCTATCAGTGATGCGGTGACAAAATTCGAGAAAGAATATATGGGGCGGGGTCCGCTTGAAACCAGGACCTCTATCATTGGTGATATGGTGATCATCCGTCTGAAAGGGATTCTGACCAAGGCGGAGTTGAAGCTTTCAAAGGCCGAGCGACAGGCAAAGGGGCGGGATCTGGTCAAGCAGATGCGTATCGAATTGATTGAGAGTAACCGTCCGATACTGGATGGCATGATTAAAACCATAGTCCGGCGTAAGGTTGTCAGCCTCCATACAGACCTCAGCACCCAAACGGGCGAGCGAATTATTATTCTTATCCTGGATAAGCCGTTGTCGTTTGCTTGA
- a CDS encoding acetyl-CoA carboxylase carboxyltransferase subunit alpha: MEPTLEFEKPIVEIENMIAKLKKLSEDKKGDFTNQIKELEKECDEHRKKIYENLTPWQIVQIARHPKRPILDDYISIMFSEFFELHGDRRFSDDQALIGGFATLEGRRVMLIGHNKGRSVEDNIKRNFGQARPEGYRKAIRLMKLAEKFQIPVVTLIDTQGAFPGKDAEERGQHEAIARNLIEMAQLKVPVIACVMGEGGSGGAIGIGVGDVILMLQYSIYSVITPEGCAAILWRDAAKAPEAAEALKLTAPSLVDLGIADEIIPEPAGGAHHDYQATAENVKKALVKHINKLNRSSGQKLVQKRFEKYSSIGMFAS; the protein is encoded by the coding sequence ATGGAACCAACGCTGGAGTTTGAAAAACCAATTGTTGAAATCGAAAATATGATAGCCAAGCTCAAGAAGTTGTCGGAAGATAAAAAGGGAGATTTTACCAATCAGATCAAGGAACTTGAGAAGGAGTGCGATGAGCACCGGAAAAAAATATACGAGAATCTGACACCCTGGCAGATTGTTCAGATCGCCCGCCATCCTAAAAGGCCGATTTTGGATGATTACATTTCGATAATGTTCAGCGAATTTTTCGAGCTTCACGGCGACCGGCGGTTTTCTGATGACCAGGCGCTTATCGGGGGTTTTGCTACTCTTGAAGGCCGCCGGGTTATGCTTATCGGCCATAATAAGGGCAGAAGTGTTGAGGATAATATCAAGCGTAATTTCGGCCAGGCCCGGCCCGAAGGCTACCGGAAGGCGATTCGCCTCATGAAACTTGCAGAAAAATTCCAAATTCCGGTGGTAACATTAATCGATACGCAGGGTGCGTTTCCGGGGAAGGATGCTGAAGAACGGGGTCAGCATGAGGCCATTGCGCGGAATCTCATCGAAATGGCCCAGCTCAAAGTTCCGGTTATCGCCTGTGTTATGGGTGAAGGCGGCAGCGGTGGGGCAATAGGAATCGGTGTTGGCGACGTTATACTGATGCTCCAGTATTCTATTTATTCGGTTATTACTCCTGAAGGGTGTGCGGCGATTCTGTGGCGTGATGCTGCAAAGGCGCCTGAAGCCGCCGAAGCGCTCAAGCTTACGGCACCATCACTGGTAGATCTGGGAATTGCCGATGAAATAATTCCTGAACCGGCCGGCGGTGCACATCATGATTATCAAGCCACGGCAGAAAATGTTAAAAAAGCACTTGTTAAGCATATTAATAAATTAAATCGTTCATCCGGCCAGAAACTTGTGCAAAAACGATTTGAGAAGTATTCCAGTATCGGGATGTTTGCCAGTTAA
- a CDS encoding DUF1049 domain-containing protein yields MKFFKWALFFTASFLIAWIVIFTFIQEPFKQQVSAKIFSYNSPAIPVYLYVAGALGLGLLIGILMSVYYNIALRAEIHKRDKIIKRLEKELESRQEPEKITTHALPQPEPVSDPDPAPHSEHSPEPEKTPQTSSSETERFLDRDDTHS; encoded by the coding sequence ATGAAATTTTTTAAATGGGCACTCTTTTTTACCGCATCCTTTCTGATCGCCTGGATAGTTATATTTACCTTTATTCAGGAACCTTTCAAGCAGCAGGTCTCGGCAAAGATATTTTCCTATAATTCACCTGCCATCCCGGTGTATCTTTATGTTGCCGGTGCACTGGGCCTGGGTTTACTGATCGGTATACTTATGTCGGTTTACTACAACATTGCGCTCCGGGCTGAGATTCACAAAAGAGATAAGATTATCAAGCGATTAGAAAAGGAGCTGGAAAGCAGGCAGGAACCCGAAAAGATTACAACCCATGCGCTTCCACAACCGGAACCGGTGTCTGATCCTGACCCTGCTCCGCACTCGGAGCATTCTCCGGAACCGGAAAAGACACCACAGACTTCAAGCAGCGAAACGGAAAGGTTTCTTGATCGGGATGACACTCATTCTTGA
- a CDS encoding phospholipase has product MEFITNTEIYDRVVTGKIPEARSFVWIATADIKDLYVAKGTTMVPFLEILSDHAGNGVSLRLMHAKEPGPAFRKDFDRYPKLIEGLERILCPRIHFKCVVVDGEFAYSGSANLTGAGMGAKSENRRNFESGFITSNKDLVSQIMEQYDTVWMGAHCATCQRKKYCADFSDIM; this is encoded by the coding sequence ATAGAATTTATTACCAACACCGAAATATACGATCGAGTCGTCACCGGCAAAATTCCCGAGGCCCGGTCATTTGTATGGATCGCAACCGCCGATATCAAGGACCTCTATGTTGCAAAGGGCACAACGATGGTTCCTTTTCTGGAAATCCTCTCCGACCATGCAGGTAATGGTGTTTCGTTGCGCCTGATGCATGCAAAAGAGCCGGGGCCGGCATTCCGAAAGGATTTTGACCGCTACCCAAAACTTATCGAAGGGCTGGAAAGGATTCTCTGTCCACGAATTCATTTCAAATGCGTTGTTGTCGATGGCGAATTTGCCTATAGCGGCAGTGCGAACCTCACCGGCGCCGGCATGGGTGCGAAAAGCGAGAACAGAAGAAACTTTGAGTCGGGCTTTATCACCTCCAATAAGGATCTTGTTTCACAAATAATGGAACAGTACGATACCGTTTGGATGGGAGCGCATTGCGCCACCTGTCAGAGAAAGAAATATTGTGCCGATTTCAGCGATATTATGTGA
- a CDS encoding tetratricopeptide repeat protein: MRFHNRNRCLILTLLRTRSILRNRKRHHRLQAAKRKGFLIGMTLILEGKNFVRRAGIPALICMLLCIAEGSTSPLDSAARLMELGAYDKAAGLVDAAYKENPDDPEIILAYALFQKEADKAESYFKILAADSDAAEPVRVEALYRLGSLYYMRNDYEKATRYFEDAYKLVNDPSLISMVERCEKASGATSEGSFPTKAGAYVLQVGSYSSIENAQKRKAELEKYFDILSIEKAVIKNREFFRVRIGEFLSREEAESYAKKNLVPRDIGYKALQQQQ; this comes from the coding sequence ATGCGCTTCCACAACCGGAACCGGTGTCTGATCCTGACCCTGCTCCGCACTCGGAGCATTCTCCGGAACCGGAAAAGACACCACAGACTTCAAGCAGCGAAACGGAAAGGTTTCTTGATCGGGATGACACTCATTCTTGAAGGTAAAAATTTTGTCAGGCGAGCCGGTATTCCGGCACTTATTTGCATGCTTTTGTGTATTGCTGAAGGCAGTACTTCACCGCTCGATTCGGCGGCCCGGTTAATGGAGCTGGGAGCGTATGATAAAGCAGCGGGTCTTGTCGATGCTGCGTATAAAGAAAATCCCGATGATCCCGAAATTATTCTGGCCTATGCGCTCTTTCAAAAGGAAGCAGACAAGGCAGAATCTTATTTTAAAATTCTTGCCGCTGACAGCGATGCGGCAGAACCTGTAAGGGTTGAAGCCCTCTATCGCCTCGGAAGCCTTTATTACATGCGAAACGACTATGAGAAAGCAACTCGATATTTTGAAGATGCGTATAAGCTCGTTAATGATCCTTCATTGATTTCTATGGTGGAGCGCTGTGAAAAGGCTTCAGGCGCCACATCAGAAGGTTCTTTCCCGACAAAGGCGGGTGCTTACGTGCTTCAGGTCGGCTCCTATTCATCCATAGAAAATGCTCAGAAAAGAAAAGCCGAATTGGAAAAATACTTCGATATACTATCTATTGAAAAAGCGGTAATAAAAAACAGGGAATTTTTCAGGGTGCGCATCGGTGAATTCCTTTCCAGGGAAGAAGCCGAATCTTATGCAAAGAAAAATCTTGTGCCCCGTGACATAGGCTACAAAGCCTTGCAACAACAGCAATAA
- a CDS encoding acetyl-CoA carboxylase carboxyltransferase subunit beta: MGWFTKPKDEKKVVKDELWIRCGSCKAHVFKEDWTNNLSVCPRCNFHGRITAYERIGQIFDTGTFKEIHQEITPSDPLTFSDAKGSYTEKVAASRKKTSLNESVITGTGEINKNSVVVAVMDFRFLGGSLGSGTGEKILQAANLAYNHRLPYIIFSASGGARMHEGMLSLMQMAKTCAGIARLDQRGLPYISVMTHPTTGGVSASYAMVGDVNIAEPGALIGFAGRRVIEQTIKHKLPDNFQTAEYLLEHGFIDCIVQRKDMKNTLAALLAYYKPKS; the protein is encoded by the coding sequence ATGGGTTGGTTCACAAAACCGAAGGATGAAAAAAAGGTAGTAAAAGATGAACTCTGGATACGCTGTGGATCGTGCAAAGCCCATGTTTTCAAAGAAGACTGGACCAATAATTTAAGTGTTTGTCCCCGGTGCAATTTTCATGGCCGGATTACTGCCTATGAGCGAATCGGACAGATTTTCGATACCGGTACGTTTAAAGAGATTCACCAGGAGATTACCCCTTCCGATCCGCTGACCTTTTCCGATGCCAAGGGTTCCTATACCGAAAAAGTAGCTGCATCCCGGAAAAAAACCAGTCTCAATGAATCGGTCATTACCGGCACGGGCGAGATCAATAAGAATTCGGTTGTGGTTGCGGTAATGGATTTCCGTTTTCTGGGCGGGAGCCTTGGAAGCGGGACTGGCGAAAAAATACTTCAGGCGGCAAATCTCGCCTATAATCATCGCCTTCCCTACATTATTTTTTCTGCCTCGGGTGGCGCACGCATGCACGAGGGGATGCTTTCACTGATGCAGATGGCCAAGACCTGTGCCGGGATTGCCCGTCTCGACCAACGAGGCCTTCCCTACATATCGGTCATGACCCATCCCACGACCGGTGGAGTGTCGGCATCTTATGCAATGGTCGGAGATGTCAACATCGCTGAGCCGGGCGCCCTGATCGGTTTTGCCGGACGGCGGGTTATCGAACAAACTATCAAACATAAGCTTCCCGATAATTTCCAGACAGCGGAATATCTTCTCGAACATGGTTTTATCGATTGCATTGTGCAGCGGAAGGACATGAAAAATACACTTGCCGCATTACTCGCTTATTACAAGCCGAAATCTTAA
- a CDS encoding peptidase M55, which translates to MSENGETMKILIIADMEGLGGVVAAEECDETHREYPAFCEVMTSEVNAAVEGAFAAGATDIVVNDCHNLGRNIIPEKLHPDVVLARGQPLPVMVAPLDSSFDAQILIGFHGKRGTARSVLDHTLTEKFHLIKINGVEYGEAAMAMAYAGELGIPTVFASGDDKLDAEIKQVIPNITTVVVKKTMSRTSALCFSPSQVRSQIRDGVRQALENRTTIKLFTPETPLELEIELFDSGAVDQAVCLPEVQRTGGRTITAKFENFSSLLKWFSILPNVIEGPQ; encoded by the coding sequence ATGAGCGAAAATGGTGAAACAATGAAAATACTCATTATTGCAGATATGGAAGGTCTCGGGGGTGTTGTAGCTGCCGAAGAATGCGATGAAACACATCGTGAATATCCGGCGTTTTGTGAGGTCATGACGAGTGAAGTCAATGCTGCGGTTGAAGGAGCTTTTGCCGCAGGGGCAACCGATATCGTTGTTAATGATTGTCATAATTTAGGGCGGAATATCATTCCTGAAAAGCTCCACCCGGATGTAGTACTGGCCAGAGGGCAGCCCCTGCCCGTAATGGTGGCGCCGCTGGATTCCTCGTTCGACGCTCAGATTCTCATCGGCTTTCACGGAAAACGGGGAACCGCCCGGTCGGTCCTCGATCATACATTAACCGAAAAATTTCATCTGATAAAAATAAACGGCGTCGAGTACGGGGAAGCGGCTATGGCCATGGCCTATGCCGGTGAACTCGGTATTCCCACTGTATTCGCATCCGGCGACGATAAACTGGATGCAGAAATAAAGCAGGTCATCCCGAATATTACAACTGTCGTGGTTAAGAAGACGATGAGCCGGACAAGCGCCCTCTGTTTTTCACCCTCACAGGTGCGTTCACAAATTCGCGACGGTGTACGCCAGGCTCTTGAAAACCGCACCACGATTAAACTCTTTACGCCGGAAACACCTCTGGAACTGGAAATCGAATTATTTGACAGCGGGGCGGTGGATCAAGCCGTTTGCCTTCCGGAAGTACAAAGAACCGGAGGACGGACTATTACCGCCAAATTCGAGAATTTTTCATCTCTTCTTAAATGGTTCAGCATTTTACCAAACGTTATTGAAGGCCCGCAATGA
- a CDS encoding ArgE/DapE family deacylase, whose translation MNSAGKENLSRELDTQVDRSSDEIREFLTKFIGIRSYSEKEYEAQEFLNEWLQSAGFKSHLISTVDKHYRRKTFHFQSNGTSPAPNLACPLSSPGKGRSLLINSHSDVVPVHHEELFTPKVDGDKVFGRGAVDAKGQIATWILAFLALKRADVSLRGECIGSSVIEEETGGNGSQSWIRDQKNRDLVIVMEPADLIVHPAARGGLWFRITTTGVPIHLGRWWEGESAFENLEIILKRIREWEQKIVEESKGIDLFPDNPSPVRVNVGVVRAGDWAASVPADAKAEGGVTFLPNKNTSQIHDEMRSIVKAVARERGFEADIEFQELQNESYFMDINHPGVKLLDKARKEVLGTSAISGYLASCDAQLFYHKAEMPALVFGPGDLREAHSDHEFITMQSIRDGAKILSRFIVDWCGVE comes from the coding sequence ATGAATAGTGCGGGAAAAGAAAATCTCAGTCGCGAATTAGATACTCAGGTCGATCGTTCCAGTGACGAAATTCGGGAGTTCCTCACAAAATTTATCGGCATTCGGAGCTACTCGGAAAAGGAATATGAGGCACAGGAGTTCCTCAATGAATGGTTACAAAGCGCCGGTTTTAAATCACATCTCATAAGCACAGTCGACAAACACTACCGGCGAAAGACCTTCCATTTTCAAAGCAACGGCACTTCACCTGCCCCGAATCTTGCCTGCCCTCTTTCTTCACCGGGCAAGGGGAGGAGCCTGCTTATCAATTCTCACTCCGATGTTGTCCCGGTTCACCATGAAGAGCTTTTCACGCCAAAGGTAGATGGCGACAAAGTGTTCGGACGAGGGGCAGTGGACGCCAAGGGGCAGATTGCCACCTGGATCCTTGCGTTTCTGGCATTGAAACGTGCTGATGTTTCTCTCAGGGGCGAATGTATCGGATCATCGGTGATCGAAGAAGAAACCGGCGGGAATGGATCGCAGAGCTGGATACGGGATCAGAAAAATCGGGATCTGGTTATTGTCATGGAACCGGCCGATTTGATTGTCCACCCCGCGGCGCGAGGGGGACTCTGGTTTCGAATTACCACCACCGGGGTTCCGATTCATCTGGGCCGATGGTGGGAAGGCGAAAGCGCATTTGAAAATCTCGAAATCATTTTAAAGCGGATCAGGGAATGGGAACAGAAGATTGTTGAGGAGAGCAAGGGGATCGACCTTTTTCCCGATAATCCATCGCCGGTACGGGTGAATGTCGGGGTTGTTCGCGCAGGCGACTGGGCAGCCAGTGTACCGGCTGATGCAAAAGCCGAAGGCGGCGTTACCTTTTTACCCAATAAAAACACCAGTCAGATTCATGATGAAATGCGCTCCATCGTCAAGGCCGTTGCCCGTGAAAGGGGCTTTGAGGCCGATATCGAATTCCAGGAACTCCAGAATGAGAGTTATTTCATGGACATAAATCATCCCGGTGTAAAGCTCCTGGATAAAGCCAGGAAAGAGGTACTGGGAACATCGGCCATTTCAGGATATCTGGCGTCATGCGACGCCCAGCTTTTCTATCATAAGGCGGAAATGCCTGCCCTGGTCTTTGGCCCCGGCGACCTTCGGGAAGCCCACTCCGATCATGAATTTATCACCATGCAATCGATTCGTGACGGCGCAAAGATTCTTTCCCGTTTTATCGTTGACTGGTGTGGCGTTGAATAA
- the miaB gene encoding tRNA (N6-isopentenyl adenosine(37)-C2)-methylthiotransferase MiaB encodes MLTYFFHTFGCQMNVSDSDLLASLLDDRGFKKTDSSHTADLVFVNTCSVRNHAEQRAMARIREIAAGKTGNRQMLWVIGCMAERMGESLINEIPGIDRVIGAPEIEYIDRTLDSYLAGLSLSPGGKHHRAAISVFIPVMRGCDNYCSYCVVPFVRGREHSVSVKEIERQVGRAVDRGAKEVTLLGQNVNSYDADGYDFPDLLARIHHVDGLERIRFTTSHPKDCSEKLIKTIADYPKLCNHVHLPVQSGSSRILTLMNRGYSRDDYLRQIDMLRSYIPDADITTDVMVGFPGETVDDFRETLSLFEDVRFTSAFMFAYSRRDETRAATMDCAVPEKEKKARLTELINLQTDITKAYYNSMTGRNAGVLITGRQKKKDRFWMGKDYGCKNVLVPCDRDISGTILKVRIAASSGMTLIAERI; translated from the coding sequence ATGCTCACATATTTTTTTCATACCTTTGGTTGCCAGATGAATGTTTCGGATTCCGACCTGTTGGCGTCGCTTCTGGATGACCGGGGTTTTAAGAAAACCGATTCTTCTCATACTGCCGATCTGGTGTTTGTGAACACCTGCAGTGTCCGGAACCATGCTGAGCAGCGTGCGATGGCCCGGATTCGGGAAATTGCCGCCGGGAAAACCGGTAACAGACAGATGCTCTGGGTGATCGGCTGCATGGCCGAGCGTATGGGTGAATCACTGATAAATGAGATTCCGGGTATCGATCGGGTGATCGGTGCGCCGGAAATCGAGTATATCGACCGGACACTCGACAGCTATCTTGCCGGCCTTTCTCTCTCTCCCGGCGGGAAGCACCACCGTGCGGCGATCAGTGTTTTTATCCCTGTAATGCGGGGCTGTGATAATTACTGTTCTTATTGTGTTGTGCCCTTTGTGCGGGGAAGAGAGCATTCGGTTTCCGTAAAGGAGATTGAGCGGCAGGTCGGTCGGGCGGTCGACCGGGGGGCAAAAGAAGTAACGCTTTTAGGGCAGAATGTTAATTCCTATGATGCCGATGGGTATGACTTTCCCGATCTGCTTGCCCGAATCCATCATGTCGACGGACTCGAGCGGATTCGGTTCACCACCTCCCATCCTAAAGACTGCTCCGAAAAGCTCATAAAGACAATCGCCGATTATCCCAAACTCTGCAACCATGTTCATCTCCCCGTGCAATCCGGGTCAAGCCGCATACTGACCCTGATGAACCGTGGGTATTCCAGGGACGACTATCTGCGTCAGATCGATATGCTGCGATCGTATATTCCCGATGCCGACATTACCACCGATGTCATGGTCGGGTTTCCCGGGGAGACGGTTGATGATTTCAGGGAAACCCTTTCTCTCTTTGAGGACGTGAGGTTTACTTCGGCATTCATGTTTGCTTATTCGAGGCGTGATGAGACCCGGGCGGCGACCATGGATTGCGCTGTTCCGGAGAAAGAAAAGAAGGCCCGGCTCACTGAGCTTATTAATCTGCAGACCGATATTACCAAGGCGTATTACAATTCCATGACGGGAAGAAATGCCGGGGTTTTGATCACCGGTCGCCAGAAAAAAAAGGACCGTTTCTGGATGGGAAAGGATTACGGCTGCAAGAATGTGCTTGTGCCTTGCGACAGAGACATATCAGGAACGATTTTAAAGGTCAGGATCGCCGCCAGCTCGGGTATGACCCTTATTGCCGAAAGGATATGA
- the gatB gene encoding Asp-tRNA(Asn)/Glu-tRNA(Gln) amidotransferase subunit GatB, producing MEFETVIGLEVHAQLKTNTKIFCSCKPMFGDDANTHGCPVCLGLPGALPVLNRHAVEMAMLMGEAVHCTIAQKSIFARKNYFYPDLPKGYQISQYELPLCENGAITVHVNGAEKKIRILRIHLEEDAGKLIHDQDEDSLFDVNRCGTPLIEIVTEPDMRSPQEAYAYLAGMKRILQYLDICDCNMEEGSLRCDANISLRPKGETKLGTKTELKNMNSFRGVEKALESERLRQQEVLESGGQIRQETYLWDAQKNRTVAMRTKEHAHDYRYFPDPDLVPLIIDKEWADSVKENLPELPEARKERFMQQMNLTEEHAEILTDTREVADYFEEVLKSCGDARMAATWVMGEVLRIAKDKKTGLKELNVTPWRLGHLLGLVKDGAVSANAAKKVFAEIQNRNADPGALIDEMGLKQISDTSELKRITEDIIAQHPDEAKRYKEGEKKLSGFFIGQVMKATRGKGNPKEINKLVSGLLG from the coding sequence GTGGAATTTGAAACAGTAATCGGGCTTGAAGTTCATGCGCAACTGAAAACCAATACGAAGATATTCTGCAGTTGTAAGCCGATGTTTGGTGATGATGCCAATACCCATGGGTGTCCGGTGTGTCTTGGTCTGCCGGGGGCACTTCCCGTGCTCAATCGCCATGCCGTGGAAATGGCCATGCTGATGGGAGAGGCGGTCCACTGCACGATCGCGCAGAAATCGATCTTTGCCCGGAAAAACTATTTCTATCCCGATCTTCCCAAAGGGTATCAGATTTCGCAATACGAATTACCGCTCTGTGAAAACGGCGCTATAACGGTCCATGTAAACGGCGCCGAAAAGAAAATCCGGATATTGAGGATTCATCTCGAAGAAGACGCCGGTAAATTGATTCATGACCAGGATGAAGATTCGCTCTTTGACGTCAACCGGTGCGGAACGCCCCTGATCGAGATCGTGACCGAACCCGACATGCGGAGTCCGCAGGAAGCTTATGCCTATCTGGCGGGAATGAAACGAATCCTTCAGTATCTTGATATTTGCGACTGCAACATGGAGGAAGGCAGCCTTCGATGCGACGCCAATATTTCGCTGAGACCCAAAGGGGAGACAAAACTCGGCACCAAAACCGAGCTGAAAAACATGAATTCGTTCCGGGGCGTTGAAAAGGCGCTGGAAAGCGAACGGCTCCGTCAGCAGGAGGTCTTGGAATCCGGCGGACAGATTCGGCAGGAGACCTATTTATGGGATGCTCAGAAAAACCGGACCGTGGCGATGCGGACAAAGGAGCATGCGCACGATTACCGCTATTTTCCCGATCCCGATCTTGTTCCGTTGATTATCGATAAAGAGTGGGCCGATTCCGTAAAGGAAAACCTCCCCGAACTTCCCGAGGCCCGGAAAGAACGGTTCATGCAGCAGATGAATCTCACCGAAGAACATGCCGAGATTTTGACCGATACCAGGGAGGTTGCCGATTATTTTGAAGAGGTTCTCAAATCCTGTGGTGACGCCAGAATGGCTGCAACTTGGGTGATGGGTGAAGTGCTCAGAATAGCAAAGGATAAAAAAACCGGGCTTAAAGAGTTGAATGTTACTCCCTGGCGGCTGGGCCACTTGCTGGGGCTTGTCAAAGACGGCGCAGTGTCGGCCAATGCTGCAAAAAAGGTGTTTGCCGAAATCCAGAATCGTAATGCAGATCCCGGAGCCCTGATCGATGAAATGGGGCTTAAGCAGATTTCCGATACATCGGAGTTAAAGCGTATCACCGAGGATATTATTGCTCAGCACCCCGATGAAGCGAAGCGGTACAAAGAAGGCGAGAAAAAGCTTTCAGGCTTTTTTATCGGTCAGGTGATGAAAGCCACCAGGGGCAAAGGCAACCCAAAGGAAATCAACAAACTAGTCAGCGGACTTCTAGGATGA
- a CDS encoding ATP-grasp domain-containing protein has product MRITIAYNGKADKSESQAELLEQSYIDRVREWTEKLNHTVTPVDMTCSNSEAVDRLLNSCPEMILNIAEGTEGTAREAKYPAIYEQLGIPYTGANSAMLLVSQDKRLCEKIFEVWGVRVPRGIIATPQNPEIPDSLHYPLMIKPNYEGSSKGIYEDSIVRSEQEAQKVITDRLEKYPAGVIIEEYIEGREFTLGRLETWPRKYLEIVEYTFGDKENIHDFETKEKEEESIICPPDITREQRHAIVSIADHVFRIMPCPDFGRVDLRMKETGEVFLIEVNPLTSLRWNSAMILGGKAIGLEAHEIINYIIQSALSRYHIPLH; this is encoded by the coding sequence ATGAGAATAACAATCGCCTACAACGGAAAAGCCGATAAGTCGGAAAGCCAGGCCGAATTGCTCGAACAATCCTATATCGACCGGGTGCGTGAATGGACAGAAAAACTCAACCATACCGTCACGCCCGTAGATATGACCTGCTCAAATTCCGAGGCGGTGGACCGGCTGCTCAACTCCTGCCCCGAAATGATCCTCAATATTGCCGAGGGTACAGAAGGAACAGCCCGGGAAGCTAAATACCCGGCAATATATGAACAACTCGGGATCCCCTATACAGGCGCCAATTCAGCAATGCTCCTTGTCAGCCAGGATAAGCGGTTATGTGAAAAAATTTTCGAGGTATGGGGTGTTCGTGTTCCTCGTGGTATCATTGCAACTCCTCAAAATCCCGAAATCCCCGATAGCCTTCACTATCCGCTTATGATTAAGCCCAACTATGAAGGGTCGAGCAAAGGAATCTATGAAGATTCTATTGTCCGTTCGGAACAGGAAGCACAAAAGGTCATAACCGACCGGCTGGAAAAGTATCCGGCAGGGGTCATCATTGAAGAATATATCGAAGGAAGGGAATTTACGCTGGGCCGCCTTGAGACCTGGCCGCGAAAATATCTTGAAATTGTCGAGTATACCTTTGGCGACAAAGAAAACATTCATGATTTTGAAACAAAGGAAAAGGAAGAAGAATCCATTATCTGTCCGCCGGATATTACACGAGAACAACGACACGCTATTGTGAGCATTGCCGATCATGTCTTTCGTATTATGCCCTGCCCTGATTTCGGACGGGTGGATTTGCGTATGAAAGAGACCGGGGAAGTGTTTTTAATCGAGGTTAACCCGCTAACCAGCCTTCGATGGAACAGCGCAATGATTCTCGGAGGAAAAGCAATCGGTCTCGAAGCACATGAAATAATCAATTACATTATTCAATCGGCCCTTTCGCGATATCATATTCCGCTCCACTGA